From a single Apium graveolens cultivar Ventura chromosome 2, ASM990537v1, whole genome shotgun sequence genomic region:
- the LOC141699604 gene encoding uncharacterized protein LOC141699604: MLEEEDPPNDIVQANFNGERLEGRFDVLQIRGQDVRKVDAPRPESAPLSLGDLKEVDAPVTQGAPFKEVDAPLQKDEPYLQNDEDRNQLDLDPRIPMPTEKMGPVEDTIEIPVDEKDPSKVLRIGSQLAPRLKEGLSIFLLENFDVFTWNHYDMVGIDPKFICHRLNIDPKYKGIRQKRRAVSGERAVALAEEVERLLDIGLIRKSFYPDWLANPVLVKKPNGKWRTCVDFTDLNKTCPKDSFPLSRIDQLVDAMAGHALLSFMNAYSGYNQVPMYEPDQEHTYFITDRGLYFYIGMLFGLINVGATYQRLVNKMFKRKIRKTIEVYVDDMLVKSKRAEDHIADLVEMFHILRKYRMKLDPQKCVFGVELGKFLGFMVNHRGIEANPTKIKALLDMKSPTSVKQVQSLTGRIAALNRFVSKSSDRCKEFFKAIKGTGKDFVWTSDCEKAFLKIKEQLGNPPMLGKPEEGETLILYLAVSEYSISAVLVKEEVGHQSPVYYVSKRLLDAETRYTNMEKLVIIGKNVKVGDRAGTIRFGILPSYSDQGQALADFILEFDSEVDNKAIVLAETSSQGNPPANVREEFPHPWWILHVDGAVNNNGAGAKIVLVTPEGHHLMSVIHFKFYVTNNDAEYEALINGLKIALEVGVVNLIARSDSELVVNQVNGGFQDRGPRAELYMRCVQCLLEKIGSAKLEGVPREENNNADALAKMGSQMDNIQLGQIPLGIQEIPSIPEVGMFQTQEIPRENWMTPIQNYIQMGALREDKLHARRLRYQAVNYVEYDGVLYTRGFKQPLLCCVDLEEGNYILREVHKGVCGNYSGGGPLALKVLRQGYYWPTMKEDAFKFVRACDRCQRFANYSNAPTTSITSLASPWPFAIWGIDLIGELPKAKGV, encoded by the exons ATGTTGGAGGAAGAAGACCCCCCAAATGACATAGTCCAAGCAAACTTCAATGGGGAACGGCTCGAAGGAAGATTTGATGTCTTACAGATTCGTGGACAAGATGTGCGTAAGGTAGATGCCCCTCGCCCTGAGAGCGCTCCCTTATCTTTGGGAGATTTAAAGGAAGTTGATGCCCCTGTGACACAGGGCGCACCTTTCAAAGAAGTTGATGCTCCTCTCCAAAAGGATGAGCCTTATTTGCAAAATGATGAGGATCGTAATCAGCTTGACTTAGATCCACGGATACCGATGCCAACGGAAAAGATGGGGCCAGTGGAAGACACAATTGAAATCCCTGTTGATGAAAAAGATCCAAGTAAAGTTCTGAGAATTGGATCTCAGTTGGCCCCAAGATTGAAAGAAGGGCTTTCAATATTTCTCTTGGAAAACTTTGATGTATTTACGTGGAACCATTATGATATGGTGGGAATTGACCCGAAATTTATATGCCATCGTTTGAACATTGATCCTAAGTATAAGGGAATCAGGCAAAAGCGGAGGGCCGTAAGTGGAGAAAGGGCTGTAGCCTTGGCAGAAGAGGTAGAAAGACTCTTGGATATCGGACTAATTAGAAAATCTTTTTACCCAGATTGGTTGGCAAATCCGGTGTTAGTGAAAAAACCCAACGGTAAGTGGAGAACTTGTGTGGATTTCACTGATCTGAACAAAACATGTCCAAAGGATAGCTTCCCTTTGTCGAGAATCGACCAGTTGGTCGATGCCATGGCAGGGCATGCCTTGCTGAGTTTCATGAATGCATACTCTGGGTATAACCAAGTCCCCATGTATGAGCCCGACCAAGAGCACACCTATTTTATTACTGATAGAGGGCTCTATTTTTACATTGGGATGCTGTTTGGTCTGATCAATGTTGGGGCCACTTACCAAAGATTAGTAAACAAAATGTTTAAGAGGAAGATCAGGAAGACGATAGAGGTGTACGTGGATGATATGCTTGTGAAATCTAAGAGGGCGGAAGATCACATAGCAGACTTGGTTGAGATGTTCCATATTTTGAGAAAGTATAGGATGAAGTTGGATCCTCAAAAGTGTGTGTTTGGAGTGGAATtaggaaaattcttgggattcatGGTTAACCATCGAGGGATTGAGGCAAACCCGACAAAAATCAAAGCTCTGTTAGACATGAAATCCCCCACTAGCGTTAAACAAGTGCAAAGCCTGACGGGAAGGATTGCGGCTTTGAATCGATTTGTCTCAAAGTCGTCGGATAGATGCAAGGAATTCTTTAAGGCAATTAAAGGGACGGGGAAGGATTTTGTGTGGACCTCGGATTGTGAAAAGGCTTTTCTGAAAATTAAAGAGCAGTTGGGAAATCCTCCTATGTTAGGCAAGCCAGAAGAGGGGGAAACATTGATTCTTTACTTGGCAGTTTCAGAATACTCCATCAGCGCAGTGTTAGTGAAAGAGGAAGTGGGCCATCAATCTCCTGTGTACTATGTGAGCAAAAGGTTGCTAGACGCAGAGACTAGATATACCAACATGGAAAAATTGGT AATTATCGGGAAGAATGTTAAAGTGGGAGATAGAGCTGGGACAATTCGATTTGGAATATTGCCCTCGTACAGCGATCAAGGACAGGCGTTGGCTGATTTCATACTTGAGTTTGACTCTGAAGTAGACAATAAGGCTATAGTGTTGGCAGAAACTTCCTCACAAGGAAATCCTCCTGCTAACGTGAGAGAAGAGTTCCCACACccttggtggatcttgcatgttGATGGGGCTGTGAATAATAATGGAGCAGGTGCCAAGATTGTTTTGGTCACCCCGGAAGGGCATCATTTGATGAGTGTCATCCACTTCAAATTTTACGTCACTAACAACGATGCTGAGTATGAAGCATTAATCAATGGTTTGAAAATAGCTCTGGAAGTGGGGGTTGTAAATTTGATCGCTCGGAGTGACTCAGAGTTAGTGGTAAACCAAGTCAACGGAGGTTTCCAAGACCGAGGACCTCGGGCAGAGCTGTATATGAGATGTGTGCAGTGTCTACTAGAAAAGATTGGAAGTGCCAAGCTGGAAGGTGTACCAAGGGAAGAAAATAATAATGCAGATGCCTTGGCAAAGATGGGGTCGCAAATGGACAACATACAACTTGGGCAAATTCCTTTGGGGATCCAAGAAATCCCAAGTATTCCAGAAGTAGGGATGTTCCAGACACAGGAGATCCCGCGAGAAAATTGGATGACCCCCATTCAAAACTATATTCAAATGGGAGCTTTGCGAGAAGACAAGTTGCATGCTCGACGCCTTCGCTACCAGGCTGTGAACTATGTCGAATATGATGGAGTGTTGTATACGAGAGGGTTTAAACAACCACTGTTGTGCTGCGTGGACCTGGAAGAAGGGAATTATATTCTCAGGGAGGTGCACAAAGGAGTTTGCGGCAATTACTCGGGGGGTGGTCCGTTGGCATTGAAAGTCCTCAGACAAGGATATTACTGGCCAACTATGAAAGAAGATGCCTTTAAGTTTGTTCGGGCTTGTGATCGCTGCCAACGATTCGCTAATTACTCCAATGCCCCGACAACATCTATCACTTCGTTGGCAAGTCCTTGGCCTTTCGCCATATGGGGGATTGATCTCATTGGAGAACTGCCCAAGGCCAAGGGGGTGTGA
- the LOC141699620 gene encoding uncharacterized protein LOC141699620 produces MSSRSPNRVNATTTRREWSPPSSYDHRASRYTPLAASIEHIFQVNKNRGLLRKLEVLSSWKNKDKKKYCEYHDSSGHNTHECRQQKDEIEALIKEGYLGEWVVKEVRRHKDDTDRVKEEGGRALRGSNGETLEENKFVRDGSIRAIYGRDPGMECSNRALERYAREARFRPLTDIHRVETRSSKIGTKNIHTTFVDYGSSANILYYSTFKKMGLPDRDMSGEDSWVYGFSSAGVRVMGSNRLSCTSGESPLSVTKMLEFKVLNQESSHNVLLRRPFLMEMRVITLIHHLTIKFPIPNGVGSIKGSQYDSRECYR; encoded by the exons ATGAGTAGTCGAAGCCCAAATCGGGTAAATGCTACGACCACAAGGAGGGAATGGAGCCCTCCCTCGAGCTATGACCACAGAGCAAGCAGATATACGCCTTTGGCCGCGTCTATTGAACATATCTTTCAGGTAAACAAGAATAGAGGGCTGTTAAGAAAACTTGAGGTTCTATCATCTTGGAAAAACAAAGATAAGAAGAAATATTGTGAATACCATGACTCATCCGGACACAACACACATGAGTGTCGGCAACAAAAGGATGAGATTGAAGCCCTTATCAAGGAAGGATATCTTGGTGAATGGGTGGTTAAGGAAGTAAGGAGGCATAAGGATGACACCGACAGAGTAAAGGAAGAAGGAGGTCGAGCCCTACGGGGATCGAATGGTGAAACTCTGGAAGAAAATAAATTCGTCAGGGATGGAAGCATCCGAGCAATCTACGGGAGAGATCCCGGGATGGAATGCAGCAACAGAGCCTTGGAAAGGTATGCAAGGGAAGCCCGGTTCAGACCTCTGACCGACATTCATAGGGTGGAAACTCGGTCATCCAAA ATCGGGACCAAGAACATTCACACAACCTTCGTAGACTATGGAAGCTCGGCGAACATCCTCTACTACAGCACCTTTAAGAAGATGGGGCTACCTGATCGGGATATGTCAGGAGAAGACTCTTGGGTCTATGGTTTCTCTAGCGCAGGAGTTAGAGTTATGGGATCAAATCGATTATCGTGTACCTCGGGGGAGAGTCCACTGTCCGTCACAAAGATGCTCGAGTTCAAAGTCTTAAATCAGGAGTCATCTCACAATGTACTGCTACGCCGACCTTTTCTTATGGAAATGAGGGTCATCACTTTGATCCACCATCTCACCATCAAGTTTCCAATTCCGAACGGTGTGGGCAGCATAAAGGGCTCTCAATATGACTCTCGAGAATGTTACAGGTAA